Proteins from a single region of Verrucomicrobiota bacterium:
- the bamA gene encoding outer membrane protein assembly factor BamA, whose product MKKILLTIFAMLVVVPLWAQNQTSTSQPDGANSGPIVREIEVQYAGPQTVTKNVILSNMRTTVGQGFSQTAIEEDIRNLYATGFFTNLRIYDEPLMDGVKVVVIVQGKPTVKEVVVQGFKSLKEKAIRKEIKTKPGSVIDEKQISDDAQKITELYEKKGFPNVAVTYKIDTNEQFGRSTVTYNIDEGGKYVIKQINFDGLKQLDAKTLRKEMKTKKEDWLSWIMGTGKLKKEQFEADLDKLKTYVMNQGFIDFEIKDIQYEYLNDREMNVTLVVFEGIKYKVNSITVEGNELYTTDKVMAKITMPAGATFSPKGNEENIKSIQDLYGIDGYIDTRILPEVQANIQTGMMDVVYKIKEGPQSFVQKVKIEGNTVTKDKVIRRELAVKPGDVYNSVSVDASKARLQNLGYFSKVETYPEETSVPTRKNLVMKVDEQKTGSFTFGAGFSSIDSILGFAELTQGNFDIANWPKFTGGGQKARLRVQYGAQRSDYTLAFVEPWFLDKMLSLSVDAWYRTASYYSTLYNQSTYGFATRLEKPWGQFWRTGVGYRLENINIYNLQTTDPFYLSQAGNYTKSSINANAVYDSRDNVFLTRKGNRTEAFTELAGGPLGGNVQIYKMTVESSQYFEIFKDNIIVLNGGAGAGNFWGAGTQVPIFDRFYLGGANNMRGFAYRAVSPYDSQGNAVGGLSFANFTTEYTFPIIERVRGAVFYDGGFVNSGAWDFSPDDYNSDAGIGLRLNLPIGPIRLDYGYPLQSNQYNKSHGKFQFNVGYQF is encoded by the coding sequence CACAACCTGATGGCGCGAATTCCGGACCGATCGTCCGTGAAATCGAAGTCCAATACGCTGGCCCCCAGACTGTCACGAAGAATGTGATTCTCTCCAATATGAGGACCACTGTCGGGCAAGGTTTCAGCCAGACAGCCATTGAAGAAGATATCCGTAACCTTTATGCTACAGGTTTCTTCACAAACCTCCGTATTTATGACGAACCCCTCATGGACGGCGTGAAAGTCGTCGTCATCGTCCAGGGCAAACCCACCGTGAAAGAAGTCGTTGTCCAAGGTTTTAAATCCCTGAAAGAAAAAGCCATCCGTAAAGAAATTAAAACTAAACCGGGTAGTGTGATTGACGAAAAACAAATCTCCGATGATGCCCAGAAAATCACCGAGCTTTACGAGAAAAAGGGTTTTCCAAATGTCGCTGTGACCTACAAGATCGATACGAATGAACAATTTGGGCGTTCCACAGTGACCTATAACATCGATGAAGGCGGTAAATACGTCATCAAACAAATTAATTTTGACGGCCTTAAACAGCTCGATGCAAAAACCCTCCGCAAGGAAATGAAGACCAAAAAAGAAGATTGGCTCTCGTGGATCATGGGTACGGGCAAACTCAAGAAGGAGCAATTTGAAGCTGACTTGGACAAGCTAAAAACCTACGTCATGAATCAGGGCTTTATTGATTTCGAGATTAAAGACATCCAATACGAGTACCTCAATGACCGCGAAATGAATGTGACATTGGTTGTTTTTGAAGGAATCAAATACAAGGTGAATTCCATCACGGTGGAAGGAAATGAACTTTATACCACTGACAAGGTCATGGCCAAGATCACCATGCCAGCGGGAGCGACATTTTCACCAAAAGGCAATGAAGAGAATATCAAGTCCATCCAAGACCTCTATGGCATAGACGGGTATATTGATACCCGTATCCTGCCCGAAGTGCAGGCCAATATCCAGACAGGTATGATGGATGTGGTTTATAAAATTAAAGAAGGTCCGCAATCTTTTGTCCAAAAAGTCAAAATCGAGGGAAATACAGTCACCAAGGATAAAGTCATCCGCCGCGAGCTTGCTGTTAAACCTGGTGATGTTTATAACTCCGTGAGTGTGGATGCCAGTAAAGCCCGCCTCCAGAACTTAGGTTATTTCTCCAAGGTGGAAACTTATCCTGAGGAAACCAGTGTCCCCACCCGCAAAAACCTCGTCATGAAGGTCGACGAGCAAAAAACAGGTTCATTCACTTTCGGTGCCGGTTTCAGCTCCATCGACTCAATCCTCGGGTTTGCCGAGTTGACACAAGGTAACTTTGATATCGCTAACTGGCCGAAATTCACCGGTGGCGGACAAAAAGCCCGTTTACGCGTTCAGTACGGTGCTCAACGTTCCGATTATACCTTGGCCTTTGTCGAGCCTTGGTTCTTGGACAAGATGCTTTCCTTAAGTGTGGATGCTTGGTACCGCACGGCCAGTTATTACAGTACCTTGTACAACCAAAGCACATACGGTTTTGCCACACGCTTGGAAAAACCTTGGGGCCAATTCTGGCGGACGGGTGTTGGATATCGTTTGGAGAATATCAATATTTATAACCTCCAAACCACGGATCCTTTCTACTTGAGCCAAGCAGGCAATTACACAAAGAGTTCGATCAATGCAAATGCTGTTTATGATTCGCGCGACAATGTGTTCCTGACGCGTAAAGGGAACCGGACTGAGGCTTTTACCGAGTTAGCCGGTGGTCCTTTGGGCGGGAATGTACAGATTTACAAAATGACCGTGGAAAGCTCACAATACTTTGAAATCTTCAAGGATAATATCATCGTGCTCAACGGTGGCGCCGGTGCTGGGAATTTCTGGGGGGCTGGGACACAAGTGCCGATCTTTGACCGCTTCTACTTGGGTGGTGCAAATAATATGCGTGGTTTCGCCTACCGTGCGGTCAGTCCATATGACTCCCAAGGTAATGCCGTTGGTGGTTTGAGCTTTGCAAATTTCACCACAGAATATACATTCCCGATTATTGAACGTGTCCGCGGTGCAGTATTCTACGACGGAGGATTTGTAAATTCCGGGGCGTGGGACTTTT